AGATAGGACTTGATGCTTTTTTAAAGAAAAACTGCAAAAAAATAGAAAATTTTTTATAGATTTTAATTTTAGCAATTTTATGTTATTAAAATGCTACTTGATATCAAGTATTCTGGGGTATTAGTTGTTATTTTTGAGTCTGTAAATTCAAAATTTTTAAAAAGACTTAAAATAGTCATGATCGCATTTATGTTTTCTGGAAATATTTTTTTTGATTTATAGTTTTCTAGTATTAGATTAAGGCTGGGTGATTCTTCTTTAAGAAAAATATGCTTTAAATTTTCTTCAAGCTTTAGGGCTTTTTTTATATTTGTAGATTTTGAAGTAAAGTAAGATAGAAAAATAAATGAATTTTCTTCTTTGTTTGTAAAAGGTGCTAAAAACTCACAAAATTTTAGTAAATGTTTATTCCAAGTTTTCCCAAAAATTATTGGAATTATTTTTATATTTTTTTTTATATTGCTAATAAAATTCAATGTAATTTCAATTTTATGATCATTTTCGATTAGGGTATCGTCTATATTGATAAAATTTAAATTTTTTAATAATTTTAATATTTTTAGGTTTACTTTAATATTTTTATTAAAAATTCTCCAGACATGATGATCGGATATATTAATTAAAAAATTGCTTTTAGCTTCAGAGATTATAAATACATTATTAGTTTGATTTGATATTATTTTGTTAAACAAATATTCATTTTTAAAAAAAAACTCATAGCTTCCATAACCTGTTAAGATGGCTTTGTGAGTTTTTTTTTCTTTCAACTTAAATGATAATCTGTTTGTATTGTTTGAATAGAATATGTTTTCAACCAAGGGGTTTCTAACTTGTTTTATATATTTCGCCCCTTGATTGCATCTTCTACTGTGTTTATTTCCATAAATTCTGTTCCTTTGTCAATATCTCTATTTGGGTTGCCGGAAATAATTATTACAGTGTCTTTGTCAGTAACAATACCTTGTTCTTTTAATATTTTAAGAGAAGTTACTACAAATTCGGTAGTTCTTTTAAAATTATTGTCTACAAGATTAGAATAAACCCCGTAAGATAATGTTAATTCTCTTGCCAGTCTCTCGCTATTTGTTGTAATGAATAATGGAACACTTGCTCTGTAAGTTGCCATTATTCTTGCGGTTTTGCCTTTTAGAGAATCTACAATAATTGCTTTTACATCCATAATCTTTGTGGCATCGATTGCACATTTAATAATATAGTTTCTTGTAGTGCTTTTATCGTAGAAAAGTTCATCTTTATATAAGGTCCTTTTTCTGTGTTTTTCAACTTTTTTAGCAATGTTTGTCATCATTTTTACAGCTTCAATCGGATATTTCCCGTAAGCGGTTTCTCCAGATAGCATAATTGCGTCTGTTCCGTTTAAAATAGCGTTAGCAATATCAGATACTTCTGCTCTAGTAGGTCTTGGATTTTCAATCATTGTATGAAGCATTTGAGTTGCTGTAATCACAGGTATTCCATACTTTATGCAAGTTTGTGTGATTTTGAGTTGAGCAATGGGCACATCTTCTGCAGGAATTTCAACTCCCATATCTCCTCTTGCAACCATTATTCCATAAGATGCTTTTACAATTTCTTCAATATTGTCAATTCCTTCTTGATTTTCAATTTTGGATATAATTTTTACATCAGGATTTCCAATAGCATTTAAAATTTTTTGAACATCTTGAACGTCTTTAGAATGTCTTACAAACGAATGGGCAATAAAATCAACATTATATTTTGCTGCAAGTTCAATAAATCCTCTGTCTTTTTCAGTTACTGATTGCAGTTTAAGAGAAATACCAGGAGTATTTATTGATTTTTTATTTTTAATTTGACCATCATTTTTAATTTCACAAATTAATCGGTCGGGTAGTTTGGAAACAACAGTCATTTCAAGCTCACCGTCATCAATTAGTACTTTGGATCCTTGGGGTACTTCTTTTACAAATCCGTCATAATTAGTTTGAAGGCTGTTAGGCTCATTAATAGGCAAAGTTGAGATGATTACTTTATCTCCAGTTTTTACAATAATAGGATTTTCAATATTTGCTGTTCTAACTTCTGGTCCTTTTGTGTCGATCATTAGAGCTATTTTATTTGAAATTTTTCTAACATTTTCTATTACTTTTATTGTATCTTCGTGTGATTGATGGGCAGTATTTAGTCTTATGACGTTTACCCCCGCATCGTATAAATCTTTTATGTGTTCTGGCTCGCATCTAAGATCAGATATTGTTGCTACAATTTTTGTTAACTTTGAAATCATAAAGTTCTTCCTCCACTCTTATAAATTTTATGCTTTTTGTCTTTGAATAACAATATTTTGTTAAAAATTCAAAACTTTGCTTTGCTAAGTAGTATTTAGGTTTGATTTTTTATTTTTTTTATTAGATTTTCATCTAGCTTAATATGTAAATTTTTTTCTGCTTTTGGAATTACAAGACCTAGCTTTCCATTTTTAACTCTTCTTAAATTTTTAACTTGAGTGTAGTAAAGATCCGCTTTTCCTGATTTTTTTGCTAATTTTGTATAAAATACGCATAAATTACCAGCAGCTAAAAGTACATCAAGGCAAGGAGTTTTATTTTTTTGACTTTTAATAAAAACATAAGCTCCAGGATAATCTCTTGTATGAAGCCAATAGTCATTTCCTTTAACGCAATGTCTTAAAAGTTCATCGTTTTCTTTTGCGTTTCTTCCAATAATAATTTCAAATCCATAAGAGGTGAAATGCAATCCTATTTTTGACGTTTTTTCTTTTTTTTTAATGGCAGTTTCTTCTTGATTATATTCTTCTTTTGGAATGAAATTTTCG
This portion of the Borreliella afzelii genome encodes:
- the amrB gene encoding AmmeMemoRadiSam system protein B; the protein is MVENIFYSNNTNRLSFKLKEKKTHKAILTGYGSYEFFFKNEYLFNKIISNQTNNVFIISEAKSNFLINISDHHVWRIFNKNIKVNLKILKLLKNLNFINIDDTLIENDHKIEITLNFISNIKKNIKIIPIIFGKTWNKHLLKFCEFLAPFTNKEENSFIFLSYFTSKSTNIKKALKLEENLKHIFLKEESPSLNLILENYKSKKIFPENINAIMTILSLFKNFEFTDSKITTNTPEYLISSSILIT
- the pyk gene encoding pyruvate kinase gives rise to the protein MISKLTKIVATISDLRCEPEHIKDLYDAGVNVIRLNTAHQSHEDTIKVIENVRKISNKIALMIDTKGPEVRTANIENPIIVKTGDKVIISTLPINEPNSLQTNYDGFVKEVPQGSKVLIDDGELEMTVVSKLPDRLICEIKNDGQIKNKKSINTPGISLKLQSVTEKDRGFIELAAKYNVDFIAHSFVRHSKDVQDVQKILNAIGNPDVKIISKIENQEGIDNIEEIVKASYGIMVARGDMGVEIPAEDVPIAQLKITQTCIKYGIPVITATQMLHTMIENPRPTRAEVSDIANAILNGTDAIMLSGETAYGKYPIEAVKMMTNIAKKVEKHRKRTLYKDELFYDKSTTRNYIIKCAIDATKIMDVKAIIVDSLKGKTARIMATYRASVPLFITTNSERLARELTLSYGVYSNLVDNNFKRTTEFVVTSLKILKEQGIVTDKDTVIIISGNPNRDIDKGTEFMEINTVEDAIKGRNI